A single region of the Phycisphaerae bacterium RAS1 genome encodes:
- the serA_2 gene encoding D-3-phosphoglycerate dehydrogenase yields the protein MLPTSPEPTVLRILLAEPLEPAADARLAAGASVIRPPASDERSLIQHIAECDAMIVRTHNHVSRRVLEAGKRLRVVGVAGVGTDRVDVEAASELGIAVLNTAHASSDAVAEFTIALMLELLRPVGRLYAAYKSGCYAASRAQPHGVELRGLCVGIVGMGRIGSRVARLCSAGFECRVLYNDIVEVGPFPFAAAAVEKIELWRTCDVISLHVPLTAQTRGLIDAAALAHFKPGALLINTARGPVVRLDALRDALRAGRLGGAALDVTDPEPLAQGDPLFSMDRCILTPHVAARTQAGLQGMFGIVDDVLEWLRARAAGK from the coding sequence ATGCTCCCCACTTCCCCGGAGCCCACTGTGCTTCGCATCCTGCTGGCTGAGCCGCTCGAACCCGCCGCCGACGCCCGCCTGGCCGCCGGCGCGAGCGTGATTCGCCCGCCCGCATCCGACGAGCGATCGCTCATCCAGCACATCGCGGAGTGCGACGCCATGATCGTCCGCACGCACAACCACGTCAGTCGCCGCGTGCTCGAAGCCGGCAAGCGGCTGCGCGTGGTCGGCGTCGCCGGCGTCGGCACCGATCGGGTCGACGTCGAGGCCGCCAGCGAGCTGGGCATCGCCGTGCTCAACACCGCGCACGCCTCATCCGACGCCGTCGCCGAGTTCACCATCGCGCTCATGCTCGAACTGCTGCGCCCCGTCGGCCGCCTGTACGCCGCATACAAGTCCGGCTGTTACGCCGCTTCCCGCGCCCAGCCGCACGGCGTCGAGCTGCGCGGCCTGTGCGTCGGCATCGTCGGCATGGGGCGGATCGGTTCGCGCGTCGCCCGGCTGTGCAGCGCCGGCTTCGAATGCCGCGTGCTCTATAACGACATTGTCGAGGTCGGCCCGTTTCCATTTGCGGCGGCCGCGGTGGAGAAAATTGAACTCTGGCGCACTTGCGACGTGATCAGCCTGCACGTGCCGCTGACGGCTCAGACGCGCGGCCTGATCGACGCCGCCGCGCTGGCGCACTTCAAGCCCGGCGCCCTGCTGATCAACACCGCCCGCGGTCCGGTTGTGCGGCTCGACGCCCTCCGCGACGCGCTTCGCGCCGGACGGCTCGGCGGCGCGGCGCTGGACGTGACCGACCCGGAACCGCTCGCGCAGGGCGATCCGCTCTTTTCGATGGACCGCTGCATCCTGACCCCGCACGTCGCGGCGCGGACGCAGGCCGGGCTGCAAGGCATGTTCGGCATTGTGGACGATGTGCTGGAGTGGCTCCGTGCCCGAGCCGCCGGGAAATGA
- the rlmN gene encoding putative dual-specificity RNA methyltransferase RlmN, producing the protein MEIPRTDSHELAIQPEAFASPLDTALPLAATADPRLHLLGASADDLRVWLVANGHQKYRSAQLVDWIYAKNAETFEQMTNLSKPLRTWLTENAHLYRSTVARSQAAADGTQKFLLTFADGRSVESVWIPENQRHTACISSQVGCPVGCKFCASGLTGVERNLTAGEIVEQVLRVRRTVADTTAPAHDGQPARLSNVVFMGMGEPLANYHEVMAAVRIINASWGCGIGARKITISTVGLPRQIRMLAEEELQLNLALSLHAPDDALRQELIPWGRVPIAELIDACSYYFQKTGREITLEYVLLAEVNDRPTQADKLAVVCKRLRCNVNLLRYNPVEGTPYARPTAEAAFRFQERLRERGVNAHIRTSRGQDIDAACGQLRRRALAEDGIEPQRHRDTESSD; encoded by the coding sequence GTGGAAATTCCCCGCACCGACTCGCATGAACTTGCAATCCAGCCGGAGGCGTTCGCGTCGCCCCTCGACACCGCGCTGCCGCTCGCGGCCACGGCTGATCCGCGGCTGCACCTGCTGGGCGCCTCGGCCGACGACTTGCGCGTGTGGCTGGTTGCCAACGGCCACCAAAAGTACCGCAGCGCGCAGCTCGTAGACTGGATCTACGCCAAGAACGCCGAAACCTTCGAGCAGATGACCAACCTGTCGAAGCCGCTCCGGACGTGGCTCACCGAGAACGCGCACCTGTATCGCTCGACCGTCGCGCGCTCGCAAGCCGCCGCCGACGGCACGCAGAAATTCCTGCTCACCTTCGCCGACGGCCGCAGCGTCGAAAGCGTCTGGATCCCCGAGAACCAGCGGCACACCGCGTGCATCTCGTCGCAGGTCGGCTGCCCCGTCGGCTGCAAGTTCTGTGCCAGCGGCCTGACCGGCGTCGAGCGCAACCTCACCGCCGGCGAAATCGTCGAGCAGGTGCTGCGCGTCCGCCGCACCGTCGCCGACACGACGGCGCCGGCGCACGACGGCCAGCCGGCGCGGCTCAGCAATGTCGTCTTCATGGGCATGGGCGAGCCGCTGGCCAACTACCACGAAGTGATGGCGGCGGTGCGGATCATCAACGCCTCCTGGGGCTGCGGCATCGGCGCCCGCAAGATCACCATCAGCACCGTCGGCCTGCCCCGGCAGATTCGCATGCTGGCCGAGGAGGAGCTGCAACTGAACCTGGCGCTCTCGCTGCACGCGCCCGACGACGCGCTGCGGCAGGAGTTGATTCCCTGGGGGCGCGTGCCGATCGCCGAGCTGATCGACGCCTGCTCCTATTACTTCCAGAAGACGGGCCGCGAAATCACGCTCGAATACGTGCTGCTGGCGGAGGTGAATGACCGCCCGACGCAGGCCGACAAGCTGGCCGTCGTCTGCAAACGGCTGCGCTGCAACGTCAACCTGCTGCGCTACAACCCGGTCGAGGGAACGCCCTACGCGCGGCCGACGGCCGAGGCGGCGTTTCGCTTTCAGGAGCGACTGCGCGAGCGGGGCGTCAACGCGCACATCCGCACCTCGCGCGGCCAGGACATCGACGCCGCCTGCGGCCAGCTCCGCCGCCGGGCGCTCGCCGAAGACGGGATTGAACCACAGAGGCACAGAGACACAGAGAGTTCAGACTAG
- a CDS encoding outer membrane biogenesis protein BamB yields the protein MTRSISALTVALALAVARMAAAGDWPNFRGPNHDGISDETGLKVAWSTPLKLIWERNVGSAFSSFACVADRVFTCGTQDKQQVLFCLNADSGAVLWQTPLEGEYVERQGGDGTRATPTVCDGKVYILGARGKLLCADAETGKQVWSRQFSHAPRWGYSGSVLIEGEIAVVSAGEGDGALLALDRKTGKEIWTCGGDPAGYATPYPFTFDGMRYIAAFTGDSLLIAAADDGKPAFRMGWKTDWNVNAAAPIFSDGRLFFSSGYQHGATLLKLSRSGDKLEGAALWESKVLREKFQSSVLFEGHLYTSDEVGLKCVELSTGKEQWKVRRITHGTLTLAEGHLYLLTEDGKLEIAKATPAEYKALTSAEILSGRCWSAAVLFRGRIYARNLDRLVCFSLKE from the coding sequence ATGACGCGCTCCATCTCGGCGCTGACCGTCGCCCTCGCGCTGGCCGTCGCGCGCATGGCCGCGGCCGGCGACTGGCCCAATTTCCGCGGCCCGAATCACGACGGCATCAGCGACGAAACCGGCCTCAAGGTCGCCTGGAGCACGCCGCTGAAACTCATCTGGGAGCGAAACGTCGGCTCGGCCTTCAGCTCCTTCGCCTGTGTAGCCGACCGCGTCTTCACCTGCGGCACGCAGGACAAGCAGCAGGTGCTCTTCTGCCTGAACGCCGACAGCGGGGCGGTCCTCTGGCAGACGCCGCTGGAGGGCGAATACGTCGAACGCCAGGGCGGCGACGGAACGCGGGCCACGCCCACGGTGTGCGACGGAAAGGTCTACATCCTCGGTGCGCGCGGCAAACTGCTGTGCGCCGACGCCGAAACCGGCAAGCAGGTCTGGAGCAGGCAGTTCAGCCACGCGCCGCGCTGGGGCTACAGCGGCTCGGTGCTGATCGAAGGCGAGATAGCGGTGGTGTCCGCGGGCGAAGGCGACGGAGCGCTGCTCGCGCTCGACCGCAAGACCGGAAAGGAAATCTGGACGTGCGGCGGCGATCCGGCCGGCTACGCCACGCCCTATCCTTTCACGTTCGATGGCATGCGCTACATCGCCGCGTTCACGGGTGATTCGCTGCTGATCGCCGCCGCGGACGACGGCAAGCCCGCGTTTCGCATGGGCTGGAAAACCGATTGGAACGTCAACGCCGCCGCCCCGATCTTCAGCGACGGACGCCTGTTTTTCAGCTCCGGCTATCAGCACGGGGCGACGCTGCTGAAGCTCAGCCGGAGCGGCGACAAGCTGGAAGGCGCGGCGCTCTGGGAAAGCAAGGTGCTGCGCGAGAAGTTCCAGTCGAGCGTGCTGTTCGAGGGCCACCTGTACACCAGCGACGAGGTGGGGCTCAAGTGCGTCGAGCTCAGCACCGGCAAGGAGCAGTGGAAAGTCCGTCGCATTACGCACGGCACGCTCACGTTGGCCGAGGGTCATCTCTACCTGCTGACCGAAGACGGCAAGCTGGAGATCGCGAAAGCCACGCCGGCCGAGTACAAGGCCCTGACCAGCGCCGAGATTCTCAGCGGCCGCTGCTGGTCGGCGGCGGTGCTTTTTCGCGGCCGCATCTACGCACGCAATCTCGATCGGCTGGTTTGTTTCAGCCTCAAGGAGTAG
- the mnmA gene encoding tRNA-specific 2-thiouridylase MnmA has protein sequence MIRLSRCAWPGERGAAAGVRRPKAAYNRGMSRNGRIIVAMSGGVDSSVAACLLKEQGYECIGVFLRVGAAPAAATDESGTQSCEVPAAADAGAAPRPRLRHGCCSATDAIDARAVAGRLGIRFYALNFEADFERIIDYFVDEYAAARTPNPCVMCNVHLKFGKLLRYADAMDAEFIATGHYARIRRDAAGNATLARARNLAKDQSYVLFGVQRSALPRCVFPLGEFEDKRHVRALAAGLGLRVHDKPDSQEICFVPDNDYKELLRRRRPEALRAGDIRDTSGRVVGRHEGVANFTIGQRRSLGIALGRPVYVTSLNVVSNTVTIGERDDLLAGGLVAQRVNWLTDPPARGCDVATDIKIRHMHTPAAGRIRRRDDEAVEVRFDEPQSAVTPGQAAVFYQGEDCLGGGWIQEAR, from the coding sequence ATGATCCGTCTGTCGCGCTGCGCTTGGCCCGGTGAACGGGGCGCCGCGGCGGGCGTCCGGCGGCCCAAGGCCGCATACAATCGCGGCATGTCGCGAAACGGCCGGATCATCGTGGCCATGTCGGGAGGCGTGGATTCCTCCGTCGCCGCCTGCCTGTTGAAGGAGCAGGGCTACGAGTGCATCGGCGTCTTTCTGCGCGTCGGCGCAGCCCCGGCCGCGGCGACCGATGAGTCCGGCACGCAAAGTTGTGAAGTACCGGCCGCCGCGGACGCCGGCGCCGCGCCGCGCCCGCGGCTGCGGCACGGCTGCTGCTCGGCGACGGACGCGATCGACGCCCGCGCGGTCGCCGGACGGCTGGGAATCCGTTTCTACGCGCTGAATTTCGAGGCCGATTTTGAGCGGATCATCGACTACTTCGTCGACGAATACGCCGCCGCCCGCACGCCCAATCCGTGCGTGATGTGCAACGTGCACCTCAAGTTCGGCAAGCTGCTGCGCTACGCCGACGCAATGGACGCCGAGTTCATCGCCACCGGCCACTACGCCCGCATTCGCCGCGACGCCGCCGGAAACGCGACGCTGGCCCGCGCCCGCAACCTGGCCAAGGACCAGTCCTACGTGCTCTTCGGCGTGCAGCGATCAGCGCTGCCGCGCTGTGTTTTTCCGCTGGGCGAGTTTGAGGACAAGCGGCACGTGCGGGCGCTGGCGGCCGGGCTGGGGCTGCGCGTGCACGACAAGCCCGACAGCCAGGAAATCTGCTTCGTGCCGGACAACGACTACAAGGAGCTGCTGCGCCGCCGGCGGCCGGAGGCCCTCCGCGCCGGCGACATCCGCGACACGTCCGGGCGCGTCGTCGGACGGCACGAGGGCGTGGCGAATTTCACGATCGGCCAGCGGCGAAGTCTCGGCATCGCCCTGGGCCGGCCGGTGTACGTCACCTCGCTGAACGTGGTAAGCAACACGGTCACAATCGGCGAGAGGGATGATCTGCTGGCCGGCGGACTGGTGGCGCAGCGCGTCAATTGGCTCACCGATCCGCCCGCCCGCGGCTGCGACGTCGCCACGGACATCAAGATTCGCCACATGCACACGCCCGCGGCCGGTCGCATCCGCCGCCGCGACGATGAAGCCGTCGAAGTCCGTTTCGACGAACCGCAGTCGGCCGTCACGCCCGGACAGGCGGCGGTGTTCTATCAAGGCGAAGACTGTCTCGGCGGCGGGTGGATTCAAGAAGCGCGGTAG
- the mutS gene encoding DNA mismatch repair protein MutS: protein MIADELLHPATVPVPALAPDQATTSNSAAALPLPAADALTPAMRQYVEQKRQAGDAILLFRMGDFYEMFFDDAVRAAKLLGIALTSRDGGRTPLAGIPYHALDSYLGKLVAAGCKVAISEQIEDARQAKGVVRRAIVRIVTPGTLTDDALLDQSRSNILAAAARADGRAGLAWLELSTGRFDVQQCDEARLIDEIGRLAPAEVLLPDSPHVGRDDLETQLRERLEAAVTRRSPADFAAYRADELLRQHFQTATLEGFGFEQVDLSLQAAGALLAYVLETQKSAARHLQPPRRRQMSAFMALDPTTLRALEVERCMRTAGRAGSLLAAVDRTCNPMGARLLRNWLCYPLLDPRAIERRQSLIAALREQPAARTALRQALRDTGDIERMVGRLGVQRISPRDMRSIGEGLLRLPSMRQRLGELHSPQADELLARLGGLDELAQALSAALRPDAPITLREGDIFADGWNAELDRLRLIGRDGQRWLAEFQARETTRAGIPIKVGYNRVFGYYIEISHAHRDRAPADYVRRQTVKNAERYITDELKRYETEALSAQARGCDLEYELFCDLRERLAQHIPALQRVAAALAELDVLAGWADLSLDRRYCRPEFVDEPLLQIEEGRHPVVEQALEAGFVANETGLGARDSGAQGAGRRAQAADDSVDAEAARAPRPTPCALALITGPNMAGKSTYIRQVALLTLLAHCGCWVPARRMQLGPVDRIFTRVGAADELSRGQSTFMVEMLETANILHNATPRSLVILDEIGRGTSTFDGLSLAWAITEHLAGRVGCRALFATHYHELTELAELVEGVSNLNVAVREFEDQVVFLHRIVEGPADRSYGLHVAKLAGVPQAVLERANAVLSELEKNFGRETHRPVLAAVQRRRQRQLRLFEEPEEAIVRQLRELPDAAVDAETALGLLKAWRALLRG from the coding sequence ATGATCGCCGACGAGCTGCTTCACCCCGCGACGGTTCCGGTTCCAGCGCTCGCTCCGGATCAGGCTACCACGTCGAATTCGGCGGCCGCCCTGCCGCTGCCCGCCGCTGACGCCCTCACGCCCGCGATGCGCCAGTACGTCGAGCAGAAGCGCCAGGCCGGCGACGCCATCCTGCTTTTCCGCATGGGGGATTTTTACGAGATGTTCTTTGACGACGCGGTGCGGGCCGCCAAGCTCTTGGGCATCGCGCTCACCAGCCGTGACGGCGGGCGAACGCCGCTGGCCGGCATTCCGTATCACGCGCTCGACAGCTACCTGGGCAAGCTGGTCGCCGCCGGCTGCAAGGTGGCGATCAGCGAGCAGATTGAGGACGCGCGGCAGGCCAAGGGGGTGGTGCGGCGGGCCATTGTGCGGATCGTCACGCCCGGCACACTGACGGACGACGCCCTGCTGGATCAATCGCGCAGCAACATCCTGGCGGCGGCGGCGCGGGCCGACGGGCGGGCCGGGTTGGCGTGGCTGGAGCTCTCGACCGGGCGGTTCGACGTGCAGCAATGCGACGAAGCGCGGCTGATCGACGAAATCGGCCGGCTGGCGCCGGCGGAGGTGCTGCTGCCCGATTCGCCGCACGTGGGACGCGACGACCTGGAGACGCAACTTCGCGAGCGGCTGGAGGCGGCGGTGACTCGCCGCAGCCCGGCGGACTTCGCGGCGTATCGAGCCGACGAATTGCTGCGTCAGCACTTCCAGACGGCGACGCTGGAGGGTTTCGGCTTCGAGCAGGTGGACCTGTCGCTGCAGGCGGCCGGGGCGCTGCTGGCCTACGTGCTTGAGACCCAGAAGTCGGCGGCGCGGCATCTCCAGCCGCCCAGGCGGCGGCAGATGAGCGCGTTCATGGCGCTGGACCCGACCACGCTGCGCGCGCTGGAAGTGGAGCGCTGCATGCGCACGGCGGGGCGGGCGGGGTCGCTCCTGGCGGCGGTCGACCGCACCTGCAACCCGATGGGGGCGCGGCTGCTGCGAAACTGGCTGTGCTATCCGCTGCTGGATCCGCGGGCGATCGAGCGGCGTCAGTCGCTGATCGCGGCGCTGCGCGAACAGCCGGCGGCGCGGACGGCGCTGCGCCAGGCGCTGCGCGACACGGGCGACATCGAGCGCATGGTCGGGCGGCTGGGCGTGCAGCGCATCAGCCCGCGCGACATGCGCAGCATCGGCGAGGGGTTGCTGCGGCTGCCGTCGATGCGGCAGCGGCTGGGCGAATTGCACAGCCCGCAGGCGGATGAACTGTTGGCGCGGCTGGGCGGGCTGGACGAGCTGGCGCAGGCGCTCAGCGCCGCCTTGCGGCCGGACGCGCCCATCACCCTGCGCGAAGGCGACATCTTCGCCGACGGCTGGAACGCGGAGCTGGACCGGCTGCGACTGATCGGCCGCGACGGGCAGCGCTGGCTGGCGGAGTTTCAGGCGCGCGAGACGACTCGCGCCGGAATCCCGATCAAGGTCGGCTACAACCGCGTTTTCGGCTACTACATCGAAATCTCGCATGCGCACCGCGACCGGGCGCCGGCCGATTACGTCCGCCGGCAGACGGTTAAGAACGCCGAACGCTACATCACCGATGAGCTGAAGCGCTACGAGACCGAGGCGCTTTCCGCTCAGGCGCGCGGCTGCGACCTGGAGTACGAGCTGTTCTGCGACCTGCGCGAGCGGCTGGCGCAGCACATCCCGGCGCTGCAGCGGGTCGCGGCGGCGCTGGCCGAGCTGGACGTGCTGGCCGGCTGGGCCGACCTGTCGCTGGACCGCCGCTACTGCCGGCCGGAATTCGTGGATGAACCGCTGCTGCAGATCGAGGAGGGCCGGCATCCGGTGGTGGAGCAGGCGCTGGAGGCGGGGTTTGTGGCGAATGAGACGGGGCTGGGCGCGCGGGACTCCGGGGCGCAGGGCGCGGGGCGCAGGGCGCAGGCCGCCGACGATTCCGTCGATGCCGAGGCCGCCCGCGCCCCGCGCCCTACGCCCTGCGCCCTGGCCCTGATCACCGGCCCCAACATGGCCGGCAAGAGCACGTACATCCGGCAAGTGGCGCTGCTGACGCTGCTGGCCCATTGCGGCTGCTGGGTTCCGGCGCGGCGGATGCAGCTTGGGCCGGTGGACCGCATCTTCACGCGCGTCGGGGCGGCGGACGAGCTTTCGCGCGGGCAATCGACGTTCATGGTCGAAATGCTGGAGACCGCGAACATCCTGCACAACGCCACGCCGCGGAGCCTGGTGATTCTCGACGAGATCGGCCGCGGCACGAGCACGTTCGACGGGCTCTCGCTGGCGTGGGCGATCACCGAACACCTGGCGGGGCGCGTCGGCTGCCGGGCGCTGTTCGCGACGCACTACCACGAGCTGACCGAGCTGGCGGAGCTGGTCGAGGGCGTGTCCAACCTGAACGTCGCGGTGCGCGAGTTCGAAGACCAGGTCGTCTTCCTGCATCGCATCGTCGAAGGGCCGGCCGACCGCAGCTACGGGCTGCACGTGGCCAAGCTGGCCGGCGTGCCGCAGGCGGTGCTGGAGCGCGCCAACGCCGTCCTGAGCGAGCTGGAGAAGAACTTCGGCCGCGAGACGCACCGCCCGGTGCTGGCCGCCGTGCAGCGCCGCAGACAACGGCAGCTACGTCTGTTCGAGGAGCCGGAGGAGGCGATCGTGCGGCAGCTCCGCGAACTGCCGGACGCGGCGGTCGACGCGGAAACGGCGCTGGGGCTTCTGAAGGCGTGGCGGGCACTGCTGCGCGGGTAG
- the bdbD gene encoding Disulfide bond formation protein D precursor gives MRPPCNLSSTRPFPARSRRGSAALVTAMTALVTLASCPATFPSALPPELEVTAADHVLGSADAPVTVIEYADLQCPVCKRFNDESFAAIREQYIDTGRVRWVFRHFPLTGVHPLAQAAAEAAECAADQARFWEFHDAVFVAQADLTDALLTRIAADLGLDRAAFAECRANGGKAARVATDVATGGALGVSGTPTFFVSGLAVRGFQTAEQLSAIIDQALAAGIQP, from the coding sequence ATGCGACCACCGTGCAATCTGTCGAGCACGCGCCCGTTCCCGGCGCGATCGCGTCGCGGCAGCGCCGCGCTGGTGACGGCCATGACGGCGCTCGTCACGCTGGCATCCTGTCCGGCGACGTTTCCATCTGCTCTGCCGCCGGAGCTCGAAGTCACCGCCGCTGACCATGTGCTCGGCTCGGCCGACGCACCGGTGACGGTGATCGAGTACGCCGACCTGCAATGCCCCGTGTGCAAGCGCTTCAACGATGAGTCATTCGCGGCGATTCGCGAGCAATACATCGACACCGGCCGCGTGCGCTGGGTCTTCCGGCATTTCCCGCTGACCGGCGTTCATCCCCTGGCGCAGGCCGCGGCCGAGGCGGCCGAATGCGCCGCCGACCAGGCGCGCTTCTGGGAGTTTCACGACGCCGTCTTCGTCGCTCAGGCTGACCTGACGGACGCGCTGCTCACGCGGATCGCCGCTGACCTGGGACTGGACCGGGCGGCCTTTGCGGAATGCCGCGCCAATGGCGGAAAGGCGGCGCGCGTCGCGACGGACGTCGCCACGGGCGGCGCGCTGGGCGTCAGCGGCACACCGACTTTCTTTGTGAGCGGCCTCGCGGTCCGCGGATTTCAGACGGCCGAACAGCTCAGCGCCATCATCGATCAGGCCCTGGCAGCCGGGATTCAACCATGA